The genomic window TCGGTAAGTACAACTTTGACACGGACTAATTCTCCCTCCCTTTATCTCTGCCTCCCTCTTTACCTTCGCCTCTCTTAATTTCAATATAACTATTggacgattattttttatctgaaaaaagtAATGCGTGAGACTCCGTTCTTCGACGTGTAGTTAAGCTGAGGTCGATTTGAAAGGTATATTCAGAtgaatgaaattgataaaaaatttgttatataTGCTGAGGATTTTTGCTTTCTGATAAGTGAAGTGTggttgagaagaaaaacgacactttttattgtatattaattACTGCATAAGCTGTGACGGAAATCGAACTTTCATTTCAGAATAAAAAGTTGTCATTTAACGTAAGAGGCAAGTCAGCAACGACACATGCCGAGCCTGATGAAGatggaaatgaatttttgaccATAGCTCCAGCGCTTCCAATATTACCAGGTGCTCCGATACCTCCAAAACTAAACAAACGATCCTACAGTACTTTAAGGTGGGTTAAATTTACAgatttgttgaaattgatGAGGAGAGAAAGATTTTATGGGCCTGAAACTATCTTGATCATTCGACAAAGAAAAGGTAAGAAAAAAGTACAACTCATTCAACAATAATGGAACATGATTGCAGTTCATCGAGCTCCACTTTCAACGTAGAAGATGCTGAAGTTGGGGGCTGCGACGTTGTCACCCTGCAGCAGGCTGAAGAAGGTAGAACAGTGGTGGCGTCTCGCGCGCCCTCCCAACGAGACAAGAATCCAGATAGAATATGTTTAGACAGACGAGGTCTGACAACATTTCCAAATATCGTCGGTGAAACTAGACTCAGATTGTTGTCGTTGCAGCATAATTTGTTGACAAAAATCAACACCGATCGTCTGACGCAGTTGAGAAAACTTGTATTTTTAGATCTGTATGATAATCAAATAgagaaaatatgtaatttagATCCGTTGGAAAATTTAAGAGTATTACTTGTAGGAAAGAATAGAATTAAAAGAATCGAgggattagaaaaattgaacaaattagaaGTTCTAGACTTGCATGGTAACCAAATTGTACAAGTATCTGGCTTGAGTGAATTAGTTTCATTGAAAGTGTTGAACTTGGCTGGGAACAACATCAAGAATGTTGGATGTAACGATTTTCAAGGTTTGTGTTCGTTGAAAGAATTGAActtgaaaagaaacaaaatcaaGAAGTTGGCAGGTTTTGGGGAGACGCCGCAGCTGCAAAAATTGTACCTGAGCAACAATGAGATACAGAAGTAAGTGAAGTGAGCCCGTACGAACACATtatcaattgaattttttcaaaaatatggaaattGTATgggaaattatttaattaaagtttCTTCGAATTCACAAGTTGActaaatatttcagaattgaAGATATGGGAAGTCTTGCTAAGGCTTTGCAAGTTAAGGAGGTAACTATAGACGGTAACCCTGTGACGATGAATGCAGACTGCGTGTCGTTTCTCGTTTCTTATTTACCGAATCTACAAGTTCTGTCGACGATGCAAGTTAACGAACAAGTTCGGAGGGCAGCTATGGCCTGGAGGACTACGAAAGAACAATCAAATTCCGCCTTTTTGGACCTCAGCACTCAAGTCTGCGTAAATGTGAGAAGAGAGGAAGTTATAACGAACGCCAAGACGAACTGGGAATTGCTCAGATCGCAGACAAAATGCATAACTAGCGGAGTGAGTAAACTTGGTACGACGAAGAACGATCAGGTGCGCGGTCTGCATCTGCAGAATTCATCACAGATAGATACTGTAAGACTGAAGGGATTGGACAAAGCAAAATCGAAGGCATTTGGAAGCCTGACTtctataaatgaaaatatagaatCAAAGAAAATTCACTTCAAAAGAAGAAGTAATTCTAGCGATAATATGCTAAGAACGAACGGTGTAGAAAGAGTAAATGCTCTGGATTTTAAACTCCCTCCTATTCTTCTTcctattataaataatttgacaAGCAACAAGACAATAGAAAATGTGCAGAGCTTAGAAACTAGGAACGGCTTGACTCAAGTCGACACTACAGATACGCCAACTGAGAGCGACGTGGAGAGCTGTGAGAGCCACGAAAGCCTGAAGAGCGGACTAAGAAATCATTTGGTCAAATCTACTCTACAATTAAATCGTGATAAAAATCAACAAGATACAAAATTAGAAGATTTGACAGTGAACAATGTCCTCTTCACAAAAACCCTGAAACCACATAACAGCGAAGATTCTCACTTAAGTGAAGGGCAAAGCCCTCATAATCAAGGATCAACAAAGAATTCTAGACCTTACTATACTCACGACAGTCAGAATGAATCTCACAGaaaggctgcgatcaacaaaTCCATCTTTCAGTCGGCGAGCCTGAAGGCAAACAGCATAGAAATCTGCAAATCTGTACTAAGCGATTCCAGTGGATCGTCAGTACCAAAAATTTTGCTGGACAAATCGCAGGAATTTGAAAGCGAGAAGAGCAGAGTAAGGAGTGCGCAGATGAGAAAAATCGTTCATTATAAAAGCAACAGAGCTGCGACTGCTCGAGCCAAGCACAGAGCACTACCTCCTGCTAGTCCGCCTCCTCAACCGAGTCCGCCAAAGGAAAGAGAGCAAGGTCGGTTAAGTAATGGTAATCAAAATTGGGGATAAGAGTCGCGTAATGGTAATAATATCGCaatacatgttttttttacagGTGGTGAttatttgattgaaataacAGGTCGCTGTTTGAATGTCTATGGTCAAGGTGCGTTGCGATTTATCGACCGTCCCTGGGATGCGACGAAAGCGAGCGAAGTGaacataattaaatttaactaTGTTCAATTCAACGGAATAGCGACAATTTTGAACAAGCTTAAGAACAGATTTTCTAACGCTGAACATTTCATCttcaaagaaacaaatatCTGTCATCTTGGTCAACTCAACGCCCTTGCCGAAGTGCAGGGTTTAAGTAGCATTCATATCGACGCCGAAGGTAACCCAATCATATCGAAAGATTGGAAGGTTTACGCTATCTTTCGATTGGCTCATTGGGGCCTGAAGGTGATTAATGGAGAAGAGGTATTGCAGCTATTGCTACGatcgataataaatatttttgaatttcattatgATGATTTTGAGTGGCAAGATGTCtattaaaaatgtaacaa from Neodiprion lecontei isolate iyNeoLeco1 chromosome 1, iyNeoLeco1.1, whole genome shotgun sequence includes these protein-coding regions:
- the LOC107217073 gene encoding leucine-rich repeat-containing protein 49 isoform X2, with translation MTGARFIAFYFHISLILGSFCYVMPISSNGHSGTSNKKLSFNVRGKSATTHAEPDEDGNEFLTIAPALPILPGAPIPPKLNKRSYSTLSSSSSTFNVEDAEVGGCDVVTLQQAEEGRTVVASRAPSQRDKNPDRICLDRRGLTTFPNIVGETRLRLLSLQHNLLTKINTDRLTQLRKLVFLDLYDNQIEKICNLDPLENLRVLLVGKNRIKRIEGLEKLNKLEVLDLHGNQIVQVSGLSELVSLKVLNLAGNNIKNVGCNDFQGLCSLKELNLKRNKIKKLAGFGETPQLQKLYLSNNEIQKIEDMGSLAKALQVKEVTIDGNPVTMNADCVSFLVSYLPNLQVLSTMQVNEQVRRAAMAWRTTKEQSNSAFLDLSTQVCVNVRREEVITNAKTNWELLRSQTKCITSGVSKLGTTKNDQVRGLHLQNSSQIDTVRLKGLDKAKSKAFGSLTSINENIESKKIHFKRRSNSSDNMLRTNGVERVNALDFKLPPILLPIINNLTSNKTIENVQSLETRNGLTQVDTTDTPTESDVESCESHESLKSGLRNHLVKSTLQLNRDKNQQDTKLEDLTDNQGSTKNSRPYYTHDSQNESHRKAAINKSIFQSASLKANSIEICKSVLSDSSGSSVPKILLDKSQEFESEKSRVRSAQMRKIVHYKSNRAATARAKHRALPPASPPPQPSPPKEREQGGDYLIEITGRCLNVYGQGALRFIDRPWDATKASEVNIIKFNYVQFNGIATILNKLKNRFSNAEHFIFKETNICHLGQLNALAEVQGLSSIHIDAEGNPIISKDWKVYAIFRLAHWGLKVINGEEIPDEKIEQANQEYAGLTDIVMWSLPESLLQPLLQRLQLDKAQKQNGEQITAKQFLFNSDPALRNVVAKEALQWRRGNVTQDDLIWRHKGKVHLSTMVDLTIDAVHKLQMLEKEWPNILKEIVRDTLIDYSDMNSYMKRCMNKLASDKQCNQ
- the LOC107217073 gene encoding leucine-rich repeat-containing protein 49 isoform X1; protein product: MTGARFIAFYFHISLILGSFCYVMPISSNGHSGTSNKKLSFNVRGKSATTHAEPDEDGNEFLTIAPALPILPGAPIPPKLNKRSYSTLSSSSSTFNVEDAEVGGCDVVTLQQAEEGRTVVASRAPSQRDKNPDRICLDRRGLTTFPNIVGETRLRLLSLQHNLLTKINTDRLTQLRKLVFLDLYDNQIEKICNLDPLENLRVLLVGKNRIKRIEGLEKLNKLEVLDLHGNQIVQVSGLSELVSLKVLNLAGNNIKNVGCNDFQGLCSLKELNLKRNKIKKLAGFGETPQLQKLYLSNNEIQKIEDMGSLAKALQVKEVTIDGNPVTMNADCVSFLVSYLPNLQVLSTMQVNEQVRRAAMAWRTTKEQSNSAFLDLSTQVCVNVRREEVITNAKTNWELLRSQTKCITSGVSKLGTTKNDQVRGLHLQNSSQIDTVRLKGLDKAKSKAFGSLTSINENIESKKIHFKRRSNSSDNMLRTNGVERVNALDFKLPPILLPIINNLTSNKTIENVQSLETRNGLTQVDTTDTPTESDVESCESHESLKSGLRNHLVKSTLQLNRDKNQQDTKLEDLTVNNVLFTKTLKPHNSEDSHLSEGQSPHNQGSTKNSRPYYTHDSQNESHRKAAINKSIFQSASLKANSIEICKSVLSDSSGSSVPKILLDKSQEFESEKSRVRSAQMRKIVHYKSNRAATARAKHRALPPASPPPQPSPPKEREQGGDYLIEITGRCLNVYGQGALRFIDRPWDATKASEVNIIKFNYVQFNGIATILNKLKNRFSNAEHFIFKETNICHLGQLNALAEVQGLSSIHIDAEGNPIISKDWKVYAIFRLAHWGLKVINGEEIPDEKIEQANQEYAGLTDIVMWSLPESLLQPLLQRLQLDKAQKQNGEQITAKQFLFNSDPALRNVVAKEALQWRRGNVTQDDLIWRHKGKVHLSTMVDLTIDAVHKLQMLEKEWPNILKEIVRDTLIDYSDMNSYMKRCMNKLASDKQCNQ